One part of the Sorangiineae bacterium MSr11954 genome encodes these proteins:
- a CDS encoding MATE family efflux transporter, with translation MTSVVEKAALTREVRALAGPAIVHSLLQTMVFVVDRIMLGHHSSTSLAAMQIAGPLEWSVWSVFAAFEVGTIARVGFHVGARDRERARRAAISSLSTAFGMGLLLAVIAPLFVGRIEVLAPNSSAEVVEAGRDYLEVAMAASPVVFVATAGIAVLQSGGDTRTPLAIGVFSNLVHIALNRLLILGGLGLPALGTRGAAISTALTFALEAALTIAALLRASDRVSLRGPLARLGDYLDEAKDMARVAGPSLMERILYQTGFMLFVAIISRLGDASMAAYQALMAVESICWLSADGFGIAAAALSAQKLGAQQPAAAETSSRIAVRDGVVLLSLFGAVFALGRGPVLTVFTSDPAVIAVGVSALPVLALAQPFMASAVVIGQALRGAGFTRDVLFISALGSLAVRLACTWFFAITLNFGVVGVVMGSTADWCARATLLALVGRSRASKLKLAGVD, from the coding sequence ATGACGTCGGTTGTCGAAAAGGCGGCGCTCACCCGCGAGGTTCGAGCGCTCGCAGGGCCTGCCATCGTGCACTCGCTGCTGCAGACGATGGTGTTCGTCGTCGACCGGATCATGCTCGGGCACCACTCCTCCACCTCGCTCGCGGCCATGCAGATCGCCGGGCCCCTGGAGTGGTCCGTGTGGAGCGTGTTCGCGGCCTTCGAGGTGGGGACCATCGCGCGCGTGGGGTTTCACGTGGGCGCGCGCGATCGCGAACGCGCGCGCCGCGCCGCCATTTCCTCGCTGTCCACCGCCTTCGGCATGGGGCTCTTGCTCGCGGTCATCGCGCCTTTGTTCGTGGGGCGCATCGAGGTCCTGGCGCCCAACTCGTCGGCCGAGGTGGTGGAGGCCGGGCGCGATTACCTGGAGGTCGCGATGGCGGCGTCGCCGGTGGTGTTCGTGGCCACCGCGGGCATCGCCGTCCTGCAGTCGGGCGGCGATACGCGCACCCCGCTCGCCATCGGCGTGTTCTCCAATTTGGTGCATATTGCACTCAATCGGCTGCTCATCTTGGGCGGGCTGGGGCTGCCGGCGCTCGGCACCCGCGGCGCGGCCATCAGCACGGCCTTGACCTTCGCCTTGGAGGCGGCGCTCACCATCGCCGCCTTGCTGCGCGCGAGCGATCGCGTCTCCTTGCGCGGCCCGCTGGCGCGCCTCGGGGACTACCTCGACGAGGCGAAGGACATGGCGCGGGTGGCGGGGCCCTCGCTCATGGAGCGGATCCTCTATCAGACGGGGTTCATGCTCTTCGTCGCCATCATCTCGCGGCTGGGCGACGCGTCGATGGCGGCGTACCAAGCGCTGATGGCGGTCGAGTCCATCTGTTGGCTCTCGGCCGACGGCTTCGGCATCGCCGCCGCCGCGCTCTCCGCGCAGAAGCTGGGCGCGCAGCAGCCGGCCGCCGCCGAGACCAGCTCGCGCATCGCCGTGCGCGATGGCGTGGTGCTCCTGAGCCTCTTCGGCGCGGTGTTCGCCCTCGGTCGCGGGCCGGTCCTCACGGTCTTCACCTCCGATCCGGCGGTCATCGCCGTGGGGGTGAGCGCGCTGCCGGTGCTGGCGCTGGCGCAGCCCTTCATGGCGAGCGCGGTCGTTATCGGCCAGGCGCTGCGCGGGGCAGGGTTCACGCGCGACGTGTTGTTCATCAGCGCGCTCGGCTCGCTCGCCGTCCGCCTCGCCTGTACCTGGTTCTTCGCCATCACCCTGAACTTCGGGGTGGTGGGCGTGGTGATGGGATCGACCGCCGATTGGTGCGCGCGCGCCACCTTGCTCGCGCTCGTAGGCCGCTCGCGCGCCAGCAAATTGAAGCTCGCTGGCGTAGACTGA
- a CDS encoding serine protein kinase PrkA — translation MTQDLDDKKAHQSGAGTEKPEMNLGGGELGAEIRRVAENVERRFQTGRRVLSFAEYLDLFATDPVRYARDASRYLRDVFDHYGTTKIEHPWGKFTRYNLFDLPWEGGGPGKPLPRGALIGQEHVQEEMYRSLSNFAREGRPSRLVLLHGPNGSAKSTIVGCLMRALEHYSTLDVGALYRFNWVFPSNKTVRGSLGFGKKAESGGSSTYAHLADDEIDAKLLVEVRDHPLFLFPLEERKQLLERLFAATKEPPSDWILRGQLSHKSQQVFEALLSSYDGSYTEVLKHVQVERYFISQRYRTGAVTIGPQMSVDAGERQITADRSLAALPASLQAVTLYEAKGELIEAAGGLLEFSDLLKRPLDAFKYLQLSVETGEVALSQQNVQLNCVMMGSANELHLDAFREHPEFASFRGRLELVRTPYLRSYIQEQTIYDAHVAPQVQRHVAPHATMMAAMFAVLTRMRKPNPDRYSRTLGAALSTLTAVEKLDLYATGRIPERLDTDAQKILRANVPDVFDESDPYPIYEGRIGASPREMRVVLLDAAQSPKYKCLSPIAVLEEIENLCQRRGEFEWLQQEAIAGAYHDVRAFQEALHARLLDSWEHELYSTSGLVDDERYAELFERYIQHVSVWVKKERIRNRVTGEYEEPDEKMMREVERLLDVKGEPQEMRKQMISAIAAWAIDHPGQKIEPSIIFPHHLKRMRDGIFGERRPAVAQRARDIERLVRDEGAGLDDTRRRNTESTIDRMIARFGYCRECAADAMSVLVRRRFGDVS, via the coding sequence ATGACCCAAGACCTGGACGACAAGAAAGCGCATCAATCCGGAGCTGGAACGGAAAAGCCCGAGATGAATTTGGGCGGCGGCGAGCTGGGGGCCGAGATCCGCCGCGTCGCCGAGAACGTGGAGCGCCGGTTCCAGACGGGCCGCCGCGTCCTCTCGTTCGCCGAATACCTCGACCTCTTCGCGACCGATCCCGTGCGCTACGCGCGCGACGCGAGCCGCTACCTGCGCGACGTGTTCGACCACTACGGCACGACCAAGATCGAGCACCCGTGGGGCAAGTTCACCCGCTACAACCTCTTCGATCTTCCGTGGGAAGGCGGCGGGCCGGGCAAGCCGCTCCCGCGCGGCGCGCTCATCGGACAGGAGCACGTGCAGGAGGAGATGTACCGCTCGCTCTCCAACTTCGCGCGCGAGGGCCGGCCGAGCCGCTTGGTGCTGCTCCACGGGCCCAACGGATCGGCGAAGAGCACCATCGTGGGGTGCTTGATGCGCGCGCTCGAGCACTACTCGACCCTCGACGTGGGGGCGCTCTACCGCTTCAACTGGGTCTTCCCCTCGAACAAGACGGTGCGCGGCTCGCTCGGCTTCGGAAAGAAGGCCGAGAGCGGCGGCTCGTCCACGTACGCCCATTTGGCCGACGACGAGATCGACGCGAAGCTCCTGGTCGAGGTGCGCGACCATCCTTTGTTCCTCTTTCCGCTCGAGGAGCGCAAGCAGCTGCTCGAGCGGCTGTTCGCCGCCACCAAGGAGCCCCCGAGCGACTGGATTTTGCGCGGGCAGCTCTCGCACAAGAGCCAGCAGGTGTTCGAGGCGCTGCTCTCGAGCTACGACGGCTCGTACACCGAGGTCCTCAAGCACGTGCAGGTGGAGCGCTACTTCATCTCGCAGCGGTACCGCACGGGCGCGGTCACCATCGGCCCGCAGATGAGCGTCGACGCCGGCGAGCGGCAGATCACCGCCGATCGCTCCTTGGCGGCCCTGCCGGCGTCGCTCCAAGCGGTGACCCTCTACGAGGCCAAAGGGGAGCTGATCGAGGCGGCCGGCGGGCTCCTCGAGTTCAGCGATCTGCTCAAGCGGCCGCTCGACGCGTTCAAGTACCTGCAGCTCTCGGTGGAGACCGGCGAGGTCGCGCTCTCGCAGCAAAATGTGCAGCTCAATTGCGTGATGATGGGCAGCGCCAACGAGCTGCACCTCGATGCCTTCCGCGAGCACCCGGAGTTCGCCAGCTTCCGCGGCCGCCTGGAGCTCGTTCGCACGCCGTACCTCCGGAGCTACATCCAGGAGCAGACCATCTACGACGCGCACGTGGCGCCCCAGGTGCAGCGTCACGTGGCGCCGCACGCCACCATGATGGCCGCCATGTTCGCGGTGCTCACGCGCATGCGCAAGCCGAACCCCGATCGCTACAGCCGCACCTTGGGGGCCGCGCTCTCGACCCTCACCGCGGTGGAGAAGCTCGATCTGTACGCCACCGGGCGCATCCCCGAGCGCCTCGACACCGACGCGCAGAAGATCCTGCGCGCCAATGTGCCCGACGTGTTCGACGAGAGCGATCCGTACCCCATTTACGAAGGGCGCATCGGCGCCAGCCCGCGCGAGATGCGGGTGGTGCTGCTCGACGCGGCGCAGTCGCCCAAGTACAAATGCCTCTCGCCCATCGCGGTGCTCGAGGAGATCGAGAACCTCTGCCAGCGGCGCGGCGAGTTCGAGTGGCTCCAGCAAGAGGCCATCGCCGGCGCCTACCACGACGTGCGCGCCTTCCAGGAGGCGCTGCACGCGCGCTTGCTCGACAGCTGGGAGCACGAGCTCTACTCGACCAGCGGCTTGGTCGACGACGAGCGCTATGCGGAGCTGTTCGAGCGCTACATCCAGCACGTGAGCGTGTGGGTGAAGAAGGAGCGCATCCGCAACCGGGTCACCGGCGAGTACGAGGAGCCGGACGAGAAGATGATGCGGGAGGTCGAACGCCTGCTCGACGTCAAGGGCGAGCCGCAGGAGATGCGCAAGCAGATGATCAGCGCCATCGCGGCCTGGGCCATCGACCACCCCGGGCAAAAGATCGAGCCGTCGATCATCTTCCCGCACCATTTGAAGCGGATGCGCGATGGCATCTTCGGCGAGCGCCGCCCGGCCGTGGCCCAGCGTGCGCGCGACATCGAGCGGCTGGTGCGCGACGAAGGTGCCGGGCTCGACGACACGCGCCGGCGCAACACGGAGAGCACCATCGATCGGATGATCGCGCGCTTTGGCTATTGTCGCGAGTGCGCCGCCGACGCGATGAGCGTGCTCGTACGAAGACGTTTCGGCGACGTTTCGTAA
- a CDS encoding pectinacetylesterase family protein, which yields MLLGAAACSSGSEAKPGADRDGGVIDISGDDAGGAFGEAPTCPPSQPGIPIITLPNTWTWIPVPEAKCRDGKPTGMGVRLKPGSKKLFIYLQGGGACFNGASCGLTASSFDRGGFDSWKDTYGHWGIMNDANPKNPVKDWSAVFIPYCSGDIFGGSVESANVPSGPPNQRFTGVANMNAYLKRIIGTFSDVDQVLLTGSSAGGYGASVSYDRVATALCPRPVVLIDDAGPILSDSYFAPCLQKRLRGVWNLDATLPSGCRSCGGADASVGGGMVNAVPYVIRQFPKGRFGLISSNQDWSIRQFMSFGENNCAALDGIPLGYDGAKFSKGLLELRDVYLKPAGNAGTYFVSGDTHTFLTTDAFFSTTVQNVALPDWVAGLLRGDKPGHVGP from the coding sequence ATGCTGCTCGGGGCTGCTGCGTGCAGCAGCGGCAGCGAAGCAAAACCCGGGGCCGATCGCGACGGCGGCGTGATCGACATTTCCGGGGACGACGCGGGCGGTGCCTTCGGCGAGGCGCCCACGTGCCCTCCGTCGCAACCCGGTATTCCCATCATCACGTTGCCCAATACGTGGACGTGGATCCCCGTCCCCGAGGCAAAATGCCGCGACGGCAAACCGACCGGCATGGGCGTGCGGTTGAAGCCGGGCTCGAAGAAGCTCTTCATCTACCTTCAAGGAGGAGGCGCCTGTTTCAATGGCGCGTCGTGCGGGCTCACCGCCTCGAGCTTCGATCGCGGAGGCTTCGACTCGTGGAAGGATACGTACGGGCACTGGGGCATCATGAACGATGCAAACCCCAAGAACCCGGTCAAGGATTGGAGCGCCGTCTTCATCCCATATTGCTCGGGCGACATTTTTGGCGGGAGCGTCGAGAGCGCCAATGTCCCCTCCGGCCCGCCGAATCAGCGGTTCACCGGGGTGGCCAATATGAACGCGTACTTGAAGCGCATCATCGGGACGTTCTCCGACGTCGATCAGGTCCTGTTGACGGGCAGCAGCGCCGGCGGCTATGGCGCGTCCGTCAGCTACGATCGGGTCGCCACCGCGCTCTGCCCGCGCCCCGTGGTGCTCATCGACGACGCAGGACCGATCCTGTCCGATAGTTACTTTGCGCCGTGTTTGCAGAAGCGGCTGCGCGGTGTTTGGAACCTCGACGCGACCCTGCCGTCGGGCTGCCGCAGCTGCGGGGGCGCCGACGCGTCGGTCGGCGGCGGGATGGTGAACGCGGTGCCGTATGTCATTCGCCAGTTTCCGAAAGGTCGATTCGGGTTGATCTCGTCGAATCAGGATTGGTCGATTCGGCAATTCATGTCGTTCGGCGAGAACAACTGCGCGGCCCTCGACGGCATCCCGCTCGGGTACGACGGCGCCAAATTCTCCAAAGGCCTGCTCGAGCTTCGCGACGTGTACTTGAAGCCCGCGGGCAACGCGGGCACGTATTTCGTTTCCGGCGATACGCACACGTTCCTCACCACCGACGCGTTCTTCTCCACCACCGTGCAGAACGTCGCGCTCCCCGATTGGGTCGCGGGGTTGCTCCGCGGCGACAAGCCGGGGCACGTGGGACCCTGA
- a CDS encoding MFS transporter → MNETVAGLQSPTRQASKTAFTVLSAISFCHLLNDMMQSLLPAIYPMLKESYDLSFGQIGLLTFTYQLTASLLQPLIGLYTDRKPSPYSLAIGMGFTLVGLVLLSVASSFGILLIAASLIGTGSSVFHPESSRVARMASGGRHGLAQSLFQVGGNAGSAIGPLLAAIIIFPRGRASVAWFGLAALLGMFVLTQVGHWYKSRAAHPRKAALAGEGAGEGDDRPQLSRAAVLGAISVLLALIFSKFFYMASLTSYYTFYLIDQFHVSVRSAQIHLFFFLGAVAVGTIIGGPLGDRFGRKYIIWVSILGVLPFSLFLPYANLFWIGVLTVPIGIILASAFPAIIVYAQELMPGKTGTVAGLFFGFAFGMGGIGAAVLGRLADATSITFVYKVCSFLPLIGLLTGFLPNIETNPSKPATASK, encoded by the coding sequence TTGAACGAGACGGTCGCAGGTTTGCAAAGCCCCACGCGCCAAGCTAGCAAGACGGCCTTCACGGTTCTGTCTGCCATCAGCTTTTGCCACTTGCTCAACGACATGATGCAGTCGTTGCTGCCGGCCATCTATCCGATGCTGAAAGAGTCCTACGACCTCAGCTTCGGTCAGATTGGACTACTTACGTTTACATACCAGCTCACGGCGTCGCTGCTCCAGCCCCTCATCGGCCTGTACACCGACCGCAAACCGAGCCCCTACTCCTTGGCCATTGGAATGGGCTTCACCCTGGTCGGGCTCGTCCTTCTGTCGGTGGCCAGCTCCTTCGGCATTTTGCTGATTGCCGCATCCCTCATCGGCACCGGCTCCTCGGTCTTTCACCCCGAGTCCTCGCGTGTGGCGCGTATGGCATCGGGCGGGCGCCACGGGCTCGCACAATCCCTCTTCCAAGTGGGCGGCAACGCCGGCTCCGCGATTGGCCCCCTGCTCGCGGCCATCATCATCTTCCCGCGGGGCCGCGCGAGCGTCGCCTGGTTCGGCCTCGCCGCCCTCCTCGGCATGTTCGTCCTCACCCAGGTGGGCCACTGGTACAAGAGCCGCGCCGCCCATCCGCGCAAAGCCGCGCTCGCAGGTGAGGGTGCGGGCGAAGGCGACGACCGCCCCCAACTCTCCCGCGCCGCCGTCCTCGGGGCCATCTCCGTCCTGCTCGCCCTCATCTTTTCCAAGTTCTTCTACATGGCGAGCCTCACCAGCTATTACACCTTTTACCTCATCGACCAATTCCACGTCTCCGTACGCAGCGCCCAAATCCACCTCTTCTTCTTCCTGGGCGCCGTCGCCGTGGGCACCATCATCGGCGGCCCGCTGGGCGATCGTTTCGGTCGCAAGTACATCATCTGGGTATCGATCCTCGGCGTCCTCCCGTTCTCCCTCTTCCTCCCCTACGCCAACCTCTTCTGGATCGGCGTCCTCACGGTCCCCATCGGCATCATTCTGGCGTCTGCCTTCCCCGCCATCATCGTCTACGCCCAAGAGCTCATGCCGGGTAAAACCGGCACCGTCGCCGGCCTTTTCTTCGGCTTTGCCTTTGGCATGGGCGGCATTGGCGCCGCTGTCCTCGGCCGCCTGGCCGACGCGACCAGCATCACCTTCGTCTACAAAGTCTGCTCCTTCCTCCCCCTCATCGGCCTCCTCACCGGCTTCCTCCCCAACATCGAAACCAACCCGTCGAAGCCCGCCACCGCCTCCAAGTGA
- a CDS encoding helix-turn-helix transcriptional regulator encodes MRNASYREDYDRLPQAIIAIGNEYPANHVVQPHSHRRSQLLYSASGMMRVTTEHGAWMVPPERAVWLPAGELHSVQLTMGPLTTSSVYILPDAAPGLPTTCQVVGMWPLMRCLLLEAIDVPLSYDPPSRDGLVMALLLQELRRLKPVLPPSLPFPRDEKLGAICNRMLEQPSAHDTIDHVRSELGMSRRAFTRLFRVETGMSFAAWRQQACLFAAMPRLATGEAVTTVALELGYESPAAFTSMFKRMLGAPPSRYFQSIGAPLRGGSEG; translated from the coding sequence ATGAGAAATGCGTCCTATCGCGAGGACTACGATCGGCTCCCGCAAGCCATCATCGCCATCGGCAACGAGTACCCGGCGAACCATGTCGTACAGCCGCACTCGCACCGAAGGTCGCAGCTTCTGTACAGCGCCTCGGGGATGATGCGCGTCACCACCGAGCACGGTGCGTGGATGGTTCCCCCCGAGCGCGCGGTGTGGCTCCCGGCGGGCGAGCTGCACAGCGTGCAGTTGACCATGGGGCCGCTGACCACGAGCAGCGTCTACATTCTACCGGACGCCGCCCCGGGGCTGCCCACGACATGCCAGGTGGTGGGCATGTGGCCGTTGATGCGCTGCTTGCTCCTGGAGGCCATCGATGTCCCGCTCTCGTACGATCCCCCGAGCCGCGATGGGCTGGTCATGGCGCTGCTCCTCCAGGAGCTTCGCCGGCTCAAACCGGTGCTGCCGCCTTCCCTCCCCTTCCCGCGCGACGAGAAGCTCGGCGCGATTTGCAATCGCATGCTGGAGCAGCCCTCGGCCCACGACACGATCGATCATGTCCGCAGCGAGCTTGGAATGAGCCGGCGGGCGTTTACGCGTCTGTTTCGGGTGGAGACGGGAATGAGCTTCGCGGCGTGGCGCCAGCAGGCGTGCTTGTTCGCGGCGATGCCGCGGCTGGCCACCGGGGAAGCCGTGACGACGGTCGCGCTCGAGCTTGGCTACGAGAGCCCAGCGGCGTTCACCAGCATGTTCAAGCGGATGCTCGGCGCCCCGCCAAGTCGCTACTTTCAATCGATTGGAGCACCTTTGCGCGGCGGCTCCGAGGGGTAG
- a CDS encoding formylglycine-generating enzyme family protein translates to MRPSRSTNLRIALLPAAALLALGVRELRAATPEDAPPASREQVRVALAALAPAFSKPAKPRRLGAGAPGTIENVIGRFAPGRFHPVDDGALLPSRPSLRCPNEMVPIAGRFCVDRYEASVEERAADGSWREHAHYELLEPGHMYIARSRAGVMPQAYISGFQAAAACEQAGKRLCKPVEWRAACGGSEGYAFPYGPTVKPRACHDRGAAPMLVYHAAEMKRGWGLLELNDPRLNQLEDTVAKTGAYASCINDYGVYDMVGNLHEWTADPNGTFQGGYWLDTEQHGTGCAYRTIAHGFDYHDYSIGFRCCADGGGAPLAVAGP, encoded by the coding sequence ATGCGCCCGAGCCGATCCACGAACCTGCGGATCGCGCTCTTGCCGGCGGCGGCGCTCCTTGCTCTCGGGGTTCGGGAGCTTCGCGCGGCCACACCGGAGGACGCGCCGCCCGCCTCGCGCGAGCAGGTTCGGGTGGCGCTGGCGGCCCTGGCGCCGGCTTTTTCGAAGCCGGCAAAGCCGCGTCGCTTGGGCGCGGGCGCGCCGGGGACCATCGAGAACGTCATCGGGCGGTTTGCCCCGGGCAGGTTTCACCCGGTCGACGACGGTGCGCTCTTGCCGAGCCGCCCATCGCTGCGGTGTCCGAACGAGATGGTGCCCATCGCAGGGCGCTTTTGCGTGGATCGGTACGAGGCCTCGGTCGAGGAGCGGGCGGCGGATGGATCGTGGCGGGAGCATGCCCACTACGAGCTGCTCGAGCCGGGACATATGTATATTGCACGCAGTCGCGCGGGGGTGATGCCGCAGGCGTACATCAGCGGGTTTCAGGCGGCGGCGGCGTGCGAGCAAGCCGGAAAGCGGCTGTGCAAGCCGGTGGAGTGGAGGGCCGCGTGCGGCGGGAGCGAGGGGTATGCGTTTCCCTACGGCCCCACCGTGAAGCCGCGCGCGTGCCACGACCGCGGGGCGGCGCCGATGCTCGTTTACCATGCGGCGGAGATGAAGCGCGGCTGGGGGCTTTTGGAGCTCAACGATCCGCGGCTCAATCAGCTCGAGGACACGGTGGCAAAGACGGGCGCGTATGCCTCGTGCATCAATGATTACGGTGTCTACGACATGGTGGGGAATCTGCACGAGTGGACGGCCGATCCCAACGGCACCTTCCAAGGTGGATATTGGCTGGATACCGAGCAGCACGGCACCGGCTGCGCCTATCGAACCATCGCGCATGGCTTCGATTATCACGATTATTCGATTGGCTTTCGCTGCTGCGCCGACGGCGGAGGTGCGCCGCTCGCGGTGGCCGGGCCTTGA
- a CDS encoding aminotransferase class V-fold PLP-dependent enzyme has product MSERPLLMIPGPIEISDAVRQAASGPPPGHLAPSLIAAFGLALRRMRHVWLSGASSQPLVVSGSGTLAMEIAVLNTMQPGDRALVLHTGYFSARMADMLARRSVNVDVVRAPFGQAPETSEVESAIARAKEEKRPFKALFVTHVDTSTGVLADARALCGVARANGLLSIVDGVCATGAERFEMEAWGADVYLTASQKAIGLPPGLALLVFSERALQARARLEVAPPLSADLDAWLPIMRAYEAGQPSYFATPATPLIAALAVGLGEILGAEGAAEPAGAEAAERAMNARFALHERAAKAMRAAWAALGLALVPARESITAHTLSAIQYPAGVDVSAVARITAQGVIVAGGLDPENKAKYFRVGHMGYSATQPAHLLRTIRAVTLGLGRSEDEARTAQRAAESLL; this is encoded by the coding sequence ATGTCCGAACGACCGTTGCTGATGATCCCGGGACCCATCGAAATTTCCGATGCCGTGCGGCAGGCGGCGAGCGGACCGCCCCCGGGGCACCTCGCGCCTTCGCTCATCGCGGCCTTCGGGCTCGCGCTGCGGCGGATGCGTCATGTGTGGCTGTCGGGGGCGTCCAGCCAGCCGCTGGTGGTCTCGGGCAGCGGGACCCTGGCGATGGAAATCGCCGTGCTCAATACGATGCAACCCGGCGATCGCGCGCTGGTGTTGCACACGGGTTATTTCTCGGCGCGCATGGCCGACATGCTGGCGCGGCGTTCCGTGAACGTGGACGTGGTGCGCGCGCCATTCGGCCAGGCGCCCGAGACGTCGGAGGTGGAGTCGGCCATCGCGCGCGCCAAAGAGGAGAAGCGCCCGTTCAAGGCGCTGTTCGTGACCCACGTCGACACGTCGACCGGGGTGCTGGCCGATGCTCGTGCGCTCTGCGGGGTCGCGCGCGCGAATGGATTGTTGTCCATCGTCGATGGCGTGTGCGCGACGGGCGCCGAGCGCTTCGAAATGGAAGCGTGGGGCGCCGACGTTTATTTGACCGCTTCGCAAAAGGCCATTGGTCTTCCGCCGGGGCTCGCGTTGTTGGTGTTCAGCGAGCGGGCGCTCCAAGCGCGCGCACGGCTCGAGGTGGCGCCGCCGCTGTCGGCCGACCTCGATGCGTGGCTGCCGATCATGCGCGCGTACGAGGCGGGGCAGCCGAGCTACTTCGCCACCCCGGCGACGCCGCTCATCGCGGCGCTGGCCGTGGGGCTGGGGGAGATCCTCGGCGCCGAGGGCGCGGCGGAGCCCGCGGGGGCCGAGGCGGCAGAGCGCGCGATGAACGCGCGCTTCGCGCTGCACGAGCGCGCGGCGAAGGCGATGCGAGCCGCGTGGGCGGCGCTGGGGCTCGCGTTGGTCCCGGCGCGGGAATCGATCACGGCCCACACCTTGAGCGCGATCCAATATCCGGCCGGCGTGGACGTCTCGGCGGTCGCGCGCATTACCGCGCAAGGCGTAATCGTCGCGGGCGGGCTCGATCCGGAGAACAAAGCCAAATACTTCCGAGTCGGCCATATGGGCTATTCCGCGACACAGCCCGCCCATTTGCTGCGCACCATCCGCGCCGTAACATTGGGCCTCGGCCGCTCCGAGGACGAAGCCCGCACCGCCCAGCGTGCGGCCGAATCGCTGCTTTAG